Proteins found in one Cellulomonas palmilytica genomic segment:
- a CDS encoding DUF6966 domain-containing protein has protein sequence MDDDEADERYDRLVANLVAAADLLTRVGESYWAAWMTEAHRQITAQDAHGLEHLLRAYGGMGSFTEIASVLHHRHLPDDLDTCHAEAELSRLGSALHDDADALLRRFEHHR, from the coding sequence GTGGACGACGACGAGGCCGACGAGCGGTACGACCGCCTGGTCGCGAACCTCGTCGCCGCTGCGGACCTCCTGACCCGCGTCGGTGAGTCGTACTGGGCGGCGTGGATGACTGAAGCGCACCGCCAGATCACCGCGCAGGACGCGCACGGACTCGAGCACCTGCTGCGCGCCTACGGCGGCATGGGCAGCTTCACCGAGATCGCCTCCGTCCTGCACCACAGGCACCTGCCTGACGACCTCGACACCTGCCACGCGGAGGCCGAGCTGAGCCGGCTCGGCTCGGCCCTGCACGACGACGCGGACGCCCTGCTCCGCCGCTTCGAGCACCACCGCTAG
- a CDS encoding nucleotidyltransferase family protein, with protein MSTSARRAWRSCARTGTACGASRIAHRHGASNVRVFGSVARGEDGPDSDIDLLVDLDVHTRGLLPLGAIADEVSALLSERVDVAPASALAPHVADSASAEAVRL; from the coding sequence ATCTCGACGTCCGCTCGCCGCGCATGGCGAAGCTGCGCGCGAACCGGGACCGCGTGCGGCGCATCGCGCATCGCGCACCGGCACGGCGCCTCCAACGTCCGGGTCTTCGGCTCCGTCGCACGCGGCGAGGACGGCCCGGACTCCGACATCGACCTGCTCGTCGACCTGGACGTCCACACCCGGGGCCTGCTCCCACTGGGGGCGATCGCCGACGAGGTCTCGGCCCTGCTGAGCGAGCGCGTCGACGTCGCACCCGCGAGCGCCCTCGCCCCGCACGTCGCCGACTCCGCCTCGGCCGAGGCGGTCCGTCTCTAG
- a CDS encoding nucleotidyltransferase domain-containing protein: MDVSNPIADVVPSAHGPVLAVLASTSTPLTGRAIAELTRPRVSQSRAARILIELTGSGLVDRTPAGAASLFSLNREHVAASAVEALTSLRQRLWSRISEHADGWPKPPDGVVVYGSAARGDGGGASDIDLLVIRPADVDPDDADWHAAVTDLAARVTRWSGNPCEILDRSGQELRAMAAAGERLLSEIRRDGRAIVGSISLVPAPKAA, encoded by the coding sequence ATGGACGTCTCGAACCCGATCGCCGACGTGGTGCCGTCCGCCCACGGCCCCGTGCTTGCCGTGCTGGCGTCCACCTCGACACCGCTCACCGGCCGCGCGATCGCCGAGCTCACACGCCCGCGCGTCTCCCAGTCGCGCGCCGCGCGCATCCTCATCGAGCTCACCGGGTCCGGCCTCGTCGACCGGACCCCGGCAGGAGCCGCGTCACTCTTCTCCTTGAACCGCGAGCACGTCGCCGCATCGGCCGTCGAGGCGCTCACATCCCTGCGCCAGCGGCTGTGGAGCCGAATCAGCGAGCACGCAGACGGATGGCCCAAGCCCCCGGACGGCGTCGTCGTCTACGGGTCCGCCGCACGAGGCGATGGCGGCGGCGCCAGCGACATCGACCTCCTCGTCATCCGGCCCGCCGACGTGGACCCCGATGACGCCGACTGGCATGCGGCTGTCACGGACCTCGCCGCGCGCGTCACCCGCTGGTCTGGAAATCCGTGCGAGATCCTCGACCGCTCCGGTCAGGAGCTTCGGGCCATGGCCGCAGCGGGTGAGCGCCTCCTGAGCGAGATCCGGCGCGACGGGCGCGCGATCGTCGGGTCGATCTCACTGGTCCCTGCCCCGAAGGCAGCCTGA